GAGCAGCGGACCGTCCGCGTCATCCAGGCGCTCGATGCGGGCCTGGTGCAGCCGCAGGACCACGCCGCGGCTGTAGCCCTGGATGCCACGCGGCTCGCCCGCTGGCCGCTGCTCGACCTGGGCCACGGCCAGGCGCAGCAGCAGGATCCCTTCAGGACCTGGCCACTCCAGCGCGGCGAGTTCCGAATCCGGCAGCGAGAGCAGCAAGGGCAGCGACAAGTCCATGCCGCACTCTAACGCCCCGCCTCCAGCCCCCGCACCCGGCTCATCGCCAGCGCCGCCGCTGCGGTGCGGGTCTCGACGCCCAGCTTCTCGAACACATGCTCCAGATGCTTCTGCACCGTGCGCGGGCTGGAGCCGAGGATGTCGCCGATGTCGGCATTGGTCTTGCCCTTGACCACCCAATACAGCACCTCGGCCTCGCGCGCGGTCAGCTTGAAGCCATGCACCAGACCGTCCAGCAGCGCGGCATCGTCGGCCTCGCGCATCACGATCAGCCATTGGCCCTCGCCCAGCGCGTCGGGGTCGACCGCGTGCAGGGTAAAGCTCAGCCGCTTGGCGCCGCGCGTGCTGAGGAGCGCCGCGCCGGCGGCCGCGGTCGCCTGCGGCAGCACGGTCAGCTTGGCCGGCTCGGCGCCGGCGCGGCGGCGCAGCACCTCGCGATGCAGCCAGACCAGCACCTCGGGCGGCAGCCGGCCGCGCTCGAAATGCCCGCCGCTGAAGTACTCGGCCATCAGCTGGCGCGCCAGCGCGGTCTGCCAGACGCAGCGGCCGTCCAGCTCATGCACCGTCAGGCTGGCATGGCCAAAGGCGTCCAGCGCATTGCGGGCCTGGCGCTGCGCGCGCGCGCTGCGCAGATGGGCGGCGATGCGCGCCAGCACCTCGCGCGGACGGATCGGCTTGGTCACATAGTCGACGCCGCCGGCCGCGAACGCGGCCTCGACATGCTCGGTGTCCGACAGCCCGGTCATAAAGATGATCGGCGCGGCCGCGGTGCGCGGGTCGGCCTTCAGCCGGCGCGCCACCTCGAAGCCGTCCAGGCCCGGCATCAGCGCGTCCAGCACCACCACATCGGGCGGCAGCTGCGCGGCGCTCTCCAGCGCGGCCGCGCCGTCGAAGGCGACCAGCACCGTGTAGCCGGCCTCGTCCAGCGCGTCGTGCAGCAGGGCCAGGTTGTCCGGCACATCGTCGACGATCAGCACGCGCTCGGCATGCGAGGCGACGGGGGGATTCGGCAGCAGGTCTTTGTCGTCTTCGCTCACGTTGGGTCTCCGGAAGACTCTGATTGCAAGGCCCGTGCCACCAGCCGACTCATCGCCTGCAGCTGGAACTCGCGCGCCAGTTCGCGCAGCTCGAGAATGAGGCCGGCGCCCTGCGGCTCCTCGCTCGCCATGCGCTCCAGCTGCTCGCGCGCACCCTGCACATGCCCCTGGCGCAGCAGGGCCTGCACGCACAGCAGGCTAGCACGCGAGGGCAAGGCGCCGCCAGCGGCCGCGGGCGATGGTGGCGCCGGCTCGCGCAGCCGCCATTGCAGGCCCAGATGCCGGCCCAGCCAGTCCAGCAACTCATCCACCCGCACCGGCTTCAGGATGAAATCCTCGGGCCGGATGCCCAGGCCGTTCTCCAGCCCGCGGTCGAAGGCATTGGCCGAGACGATGGCGGCCGGCGCGCCGGACAGGCCCTGCGCGCGGATCGCCGCCAGGGTCTGCCAGCCGTCCAGGCCCGGCATCGCCAGGTCCAGCAGCAGGGCCTCGGCCGGCCAATCGCGCAGCAGGGCCAGGGCCTCAGCCCCGCTGTCGGCCAGGCGCAGCTCGAAGCCCAGCGGCTCCAGCATGCTGACCAGCAGTTGGCGGTCCGCCTCCTCGTTGTCCACCACCATGAGGCGCCGCGCCGGCCCCTCGAAGCCGATGCGCGCGGCGCGGCGCCGCTGCTGCGCCAGTGCGCCCCCGGCCAGGCGCGGCAGGAAGAGCTTCAGGCTGAAACGGCTGCCCTGCCCCGGCACGCTGTGGGCCTTCAGCTCGCCGCCCATCAGCTCGGTCAGCATCTTGGCGATCGTCAGGCCCAGGCCGGTGCCTCCGCCGGCCACCGCGTCGCCGCGCTCGAAAGGCTCGAACACGCGCGCCAGCTCCGCCGCCGTCATGCCCGGCCCGGTGTCGGCGATCTCGAAGCGAGCCATCTCGCCGGCGTGGCTCAGGCGCAGCGAGACCGAGCCTTCGGCCGTGAATTTGATCGCATTGCCGAGGATGTTGATCAGGATCTGCTGCACCCGCTTGCCATCGGCCCGCACCCAGTCCGGCAGGCCGGCCGGCGCCTGGTAGACGAACTCCAGGCTCTTGGCCCGGGCCTGCAGCGAGAGCAGGCGCACCAGATCCTCGACCGCCTCGCCGAAGGCCCAGGGCGCCGGCTCCAGCTTGAAGCGCCCGGCCTCGATGCGCGCCAGGTCCAGGCTGCCCTCGATCAGCGACAGCAGATGCTCGCCGCCGCGGCGTATCACCGTGACCGCCTGGCGGCGGTGCGCCGGCATGCGCTCGTCCTCGTCGAGGATCTGCGCATAGCCGAGGATGGCGTTCAGCGGCGTGCGCAGCTCATGGCTGATGCTGGTGATGTAGCGGGTCTTGGCCTCGTTGGCCGCCTCGGCCTGCACTTTTGCCTGCTGCAGCCGGGCGTCGGTGCGGCGGTGCGATTCGATCTCCGCATGCAGGGCCTCGCTCTGGCGCCGCGATTCCTCCTGCGCCACCTGGCGGCTCTTGTGCGTCAGCACCAGCCACCAGCCGATCACGCCAGAGAGCAGCAGCAGCGCGACCAGGGCCTTGGCATAGGACGCCTTCAGATGCGGCGCCAGGCCGGCCGCGTCGGCGCCCAGCCGCCCCAGCTCATGCTGGTAGAGCAGGCCGAACAGCAGCAGCAGCACCGGCAGCACCAGGGCCATCAGGCCCAGGTACTGGATCAGCCCGCTGTCCAGCAGCGGCCACAGCCGCCGCGGCAGCAGCGCCTGCAGCAGGCCGCGCGCCTGCACGGCCAGGCGCGCCTCGGGTTTGCACAGGTCCTCGCAGCGCGCATCCAGCGAGCAGCACAGCGAGCAGATCGCGCCGCGATAGGCCGGGCAATGCGCCATGTCCTCGCTCTCGTATTCGCGCTCGCAGACCACGCAGCGCAGGCGTTGCAGGCCAAGCTGCGGGCTGCGGCGCGCGATGTAATAACGGCCCCTGGTCAGCCAGGCGATCAGCGGCGACACCAGCAGCGCCGTCACCAGCGCGATCAGCGCCGAGAAGGCCTGGGCCAGCGGCCCAAACAGGCCCAGGTGCGCCGCGATCGACAGCCCCGAGGCCGCGGCCATCGCGCCGACGCCGACCGGGTTGATGTCGTAGAGATGCGCGCGCTTGAACTCGATGCCCGGCGGCGACAGGCCCAGCGGCTTGTTGATCACCAGGTCCGCGACCACCGTCATGATCCAGGCGATCGCGATATTGGCGTAGAGGCCCAGCACCCGATCCAGCGCCTGGAACAGCTCCATCTCCATCAAGAGCAGCGCGATCAGGGTGTTGAACACCACCCAGACCACGCGGCCCGGATGGCTGTGGGTCAGGCGCGCGAAGAAATTGCTCCAGGCCAGCGAACCGGCATAGGCGTTGGTGACATTGATCTTCAGCTGCGAGACGATCACCAAGAGCGCGGTGGCCGCCACCGCCCAGCCGGGGCGGCTGAACACCGTGTCGTAGGCGACCAGGTACATCTGGTTCGGGTCCACCGCGCGCTCGGCGGGCACCATCAGTTTGAGCGCCAGATAGGCCAGCAGCGCCCCGCCCAGCATCTTCAGCACGCCGACGATCACCCAGCCCGGCCCGCCGACGAACACCGCGGCCCACCAGCGCCAGCGTCGCCTCGGGTCCGGCGTCGGCATGAAGCGCAGGTAGTCGGCCTGCTCGCCCATCTGCGTGATCAGCGCGATGCCCACCGTCATGGCGGCGCCGAACAGCGGCAGGCTGAACTGCCCGCCATTGCCATGTGCGCCGGCATAGCCCTGGATCTGCGTCGTCAGCTCCGGGTAGCGGCCAAAGACATAGAGATACGGCAGGATCAAGAGCGCCAGCCAGAGCGGCTGGGTCCAGACCTGCAGCCGCGCGATCGCGGTCACGCCATGGGTCACCAGCGGCAGCACCACCAGCGCGCAGATCAGGTAACCCCAGGCGGGCGGGATGTCGAAGGCCAGCTCCAGCGCATAGGCCATGATGGCAGCCTCCAGCGCGAAGAAGATGAAGGTGAAGCTGGCGTAGATCAGGCTGGTCAGGGTGGAGCCGATATAGCCGAAGCCGGCGCCGCGAGTCAGCAGGTCCATGTCCACGCCATGGCGCGCCGCATAGACGCTGATCGGCCAGCCGGCCAGCAGGATGATCAGCCCGGTGGCCAGGATGGCCCAGAAGGCGTTGGCGAAGCCGTACTCCACCAGCAGGGTCGCCCCCACCGCCTCCAGCACCAGGAAGGAGGCCGCACCGAAGGCCGTGTTCGCCACCCGCGCGCCGGACCAGCGCCGAAAGGCATGCGGTGTGAAGCGCAGCGCATAGTCCTCCAGCGTCTCGCTGGCCACCCAGGCGTTGTAGTCCCGGCGGATCTTGATGACGCGCTGGACGGGTTCGGCGGCACTCTGGACGGATGCAGGCTGCGACGGCATGCTGCCTCCCTATCAAGACCCGTGCCTTGCTTGGCACCGATCCTGCAAGAGCCGCCACCATGGAACTGACACCCCGTGTTCAGCCGCAGGCTGCTCGGGCTGACTAATATGAATCGAGCGTAGCGAGATGGAACTCACGCCCCGAGAGAAGGACAAGCTGCTGATCTTCACCGCCGCCCTGTTGGCGGAGCGCCGCAAGGCCCGCGGCCTGAAGCTGAACTACCCGGAGGCGGTGGCCCTGATCAGCGCCGCGATCATGGAAGGCGCGCGCGACGGCAAGAGCGTCGCCGCGCTGATGAGCGAGGGCAAGACCGTGCTGAGCCGGGCCGACGTGATGGATGGCATCGCCGAGATGATTCCCGAGATCCAGATCGAGGCCACCTTCCCGGATGGCACCAAGCTGGTGACCGTGCACCAACCGATCGCATAAACGACCACGACGCACCAAGATGATGAAGAGAATCTCGCAAGTCCTGACCCTCTTGACGCTGGGCTGCCTCAGCGGCCTGGCCTTCGCCCATGTGGGCCCGGACGGTGCAGCCCACCATGGCTTCACCGAAGGTTTCAGCCACCCCTTCACCGGCCTGGACCATCTGGCCGCGATGCTGGCGGTGGGCATCTGGAGCGCCGGCTCGGCGCGCCGCCAATGGCTGGCGCCGGCGGTCTTCGTGATCATGCTGCTGGCCGCTGCGCTGCTGGCCCAGGGCGGCCTGGTATTCCCGGCGGTGGAGCCGATGATCGCGGCCTCGCTGGTGGCGGCCGGCCTGCTGCTGCTGCTGACGCCGCTGCAACAACTGCCGCCGGCCGTCGGCGCGCTGCTGATGGGCGGCTTCGCGCTGTTCCACGGCGCGGCCCATGGCCAGGAGCTGGCCGGCGCCGGCGCCCTGATCGGCATGGGGCTGGCCACGGCCCTGCTGCACGGCCTGGGCATCGCGCTGGGCCATGCGCTGCGCCGCTGGTCGATCTGGCTGCCGCGCGCCGCCGGCGCGGGCGTTGCCTTGATGGGCATAGGGCTGCTCGCATGATCCCCGGTGAATTACTGATCGACGATGAGTCGGCCGTCCATGAACTCAATCCGGGCCGGCGCACCTTGAGCCTGGTGGTCGAGAACGCCGGTGACCGGCCGATCCAGGTCGGCTCGCATTACCACTTCGCCGAGACCAACGGCGCGCTGCGCTTCGACCGCAGCGCGGCGCGCGGCATGCGGCTGAACATCGCCTCCGGCACCGCGGTGCGCTTCGAGCCGGGCCAGCAGCGCACGGTGGAGCTGGTGGACTATGCCGGCGACCGGCAGGTCTGGGGCTTTCGCGGCCTCGTTCAAGGAAGCTTGTAATGGCACAGATGGGACGACGGGCCTACGCCGAGATGTTCGGACCCACGGTTGGCGACCGCCTGCGCCTGGCCGACACCGCGCTGGTGATCGAGGTCGAACAAGACCTGACCCTGCGCGCCGGCGGCTATGGCGAGGAGGTGAAGTTCGGCGGCGGCAAGGTGATCCGCGACGGCATGGGCCAGTCACAGCGGCCCAACGGCCCAGGCCCGGCCGATGCGGTGGACTGCGTCGTCACCAATGCGCTGATCATCGACCACTGGGGCATCGTCAAGGCCGACATCGGCATCCGCGGCACCCGCATCGCCGCCATCGGCAAGGCCGGCAACCCGGACGTGCAGCCGGGCGTCGACATCGTGATCGGCCCGGGCACCGAGGTGATCGCCGGCGAGGGCCTGATCGTCACGGCCGGCGCGATCGACACCCACATCCATTTCATCTGCCCGCAGCAGATCGAGGAGGCGCTGATGTCCGGCGTCACCACGATGATGGGCGGCGGCACCGGCCCGGCCACCGGCACCTTCGCCACCACCTGCACGCCCGGCCCCGCCAACATCCGGCGCATGCTGCAGGCGGCCGACGCCTTCCCGATGAATATCGGCTTCCTCGGCAAGGGCAACGCCAGCCGGCCCGAGGCGCTGCGGCAACAGATCGAGGCCGGCGTGATCGGCCTGAAGCTGCATGAGGACTGGGGCACGACCCCGGCGGCGATCGACTGCTGCCTGAACGTGGCCGAGGAGACCGACACCCAGGTCTCGATTCACAGCGACACCCTGAACGAGAGCGGCTTCGTCGAGGACACGGTCGGCGCGACGAAAGGCCGCACGCTCTGCGCCTTCCATACCGAGGGCGCCGGCGGCGGCCATGCGCCGGACATCATGCGCGTGGTCGGCGAGCCCAACTTCCTGCCCTCCTCCACCAACCCGACGATGCCCTACACGGTCAACACCGTGGACGAGCATCTGGACATGCTGATGGTCTGCCACCACCTGGATGCCAGCGTGGCCGAGGATCTGGCCTTCGCCGAAAGCCGCATCCGGCGCGAGACCATCGCGGCCGAGGACGTGCTGCACGACCTGGGCGCGATCTCGATGTTCTCGTCCGACAGCCAGGCGATGGGCCGGGTCGGCGAGATGGTGATGCGCTGCTGGCAGACCGCGCACAAGATGAAGCTGCAGCGTGGCGCGTTGGGCGGGCCGGGCGGTGACACGGATCGCAACGACAACGAGCGGGTCAAGCGCTACATCGCCAAGATCACGATCAACCCGGCACTCTCGCATGGCGCGGCGCACGAGATCGGTTCGATCGAGGTCGGCAAATGGGCCGACCTGGTGTTCTGGCGCCCGGCCTTCTTCGGCGTCAAGCCCAGCCTGATCATGAAGGGCGGCTTCATCGCCGCCGCCGCGATGGGCGACCCGAACGCGAGCATCCCGACGCCGCAGCCGGTGCATTACCGGCCGATGTTCGGCAGCTTCGGCGGCGCGCTGCACGGCGGCTCGCTGACCTTCGTCTCGCAGGCCGGCCTGGCCGCGGCCCAGGGCTATGGCCTGGCCAAGACCCTGGCCACGGTGCGGGGCAACCGCCGGGTGACGAAACGCGACATGGTGCGCAACGACTACCTGCCGCAGATGAGCATCGACGCCCAGACCTACGAGGTGCGCGCCGACGGCCGGCTGCTGACTTGCGAACCGGCCCGGGAACTGCCGCTGGCGCAGCGCTATTTCCTGTTTTAAGGCGTTTTTCCGCGCTTCGCCGCGCGCGGTTTGAGGCACCATCGCGCGCATGGACCGTCTGGCCGAACAGGTGGTGGCGTGGCACAACCGCAACCCCCTGGCAAAACGCATCAGCATCTACGACGTCCACACCATCGGTGTGGTGGCCCTGCCCTTCATGGGCGGCGGCGCGCCCGCGCCCCTGCCGGCCGGCCCGATCGAGCCGGTGCTGGGTGATACATCGGATGGCGAGGGCGCGCCGGAGGGGCCGCCCCTGCCGCCTGGCCCGCCGCCGGCGATAGCAGCGAGCCCACCCGCAGCGCCGCTACCCGCCTGGCGGCAAGCCCTGACCCCGCTGCTGCAGCGCCTGGGGCTGGCGCCGCGCGCCGGCGAGGGCTGGCCGCTGTTCAGCGAGCGCTTCATCAACCGCCTGTCGTCGCGTCGCATTGCCGCCTTCGCGCTGCGCCATGGCCATGCCAACCCGCCCGGCGCGGCGGACTGGCCGCAGCGCGCGATCCCGATCGACGAGAGGCTGATGGCGCGCGGCGCGGCCCGTGCCGGCGGCGCCTGGCCCTACGAGATCTACCTGATGAGCGCCGGCATCGATGCCGGCACCTCGCGCACGCGGGTGCTGCTGGCCCAGGGCGATGGCGAGCCGCTGCAGGTGCTGGGACGGCGCTGCCTGAACCCACTGGCCCTGGCCACCCTGGGCGCACTGGTGCTGCTGCTGGTCGGCACGCCGACCCTCTGGCTGGCCGGCCACCACCGCGGCGAGGCCGAGCTCGCGCCACCGGTCGCGGCCTCGGCCGCCTCGGCGCCGCTATTGGTCGCGGCGGCATCCGCTCCGCCACTGCCGAGCGCCGCCTCCGAACCCTCCGCTCCGGCCTCGAGCGCAGCCTCTGCCCCGCTGGAACCCGCTTCGGCGGCCAGCAGCAGCGCGGTCGCGAGCGTGGAGGTCGAGACACCTGCAGCAACATCCTCGGCCCCCGACATCCGGCCGCAGCTGGTGCCACCGCGGCCCATCCGCCCCGGCACGCCGCCGATGGCCGCGGCCACCCCGGCCTCGGAGCCCACCGCCGCGACCGGCAAGACAGGTACAAGCACCGCAACGCCACCGGCCGCGGCCACGACCCTGGCCGAGGAGCTGAACCGCCCCCGGGCCACGGCGAGCGCGGCGCCATCCATTGGCGACACCGCTGCGGCCACCTCCGGCCGGCAGGTGGCGCTGGTCGGCCCGGTCAGCCCGACCCGAGCCGAGGCCGAAGTGGTGCTGGAGCGCATGCGCGGCCTGCTGGGCCAGACCGTCAGCCAGCCCGGCGCGCTGCAGGGCCAGGTGTTCCGTACCCATGAGGGCTGGCGCGCCGCGATCTGGCCCTTCGGCAGCCGCGAGGAGGCCCAGCTGATCAATGCCACGCTGGTGGCACGGGGCTTGCGAACCAAGGCGGTCGACTTCTAGAGTTCTGTCCTACAGTGGCGCCATGCTGACCGTCAACAAACTGCTTCCCCAGGGCCGCGGCCTGGCCCCCGTGCTGCTCGAGCGCGCCGCGCAACTCGAGCTGGACTGGGATGTGCGCCAGAAGAGCCGCTTCGATGCCACCGACGACCAGGGTCGCCAGCTGGGCGTGTTCCTGCCGCGTGGCACCGTGGTGCGCGGCGGCGATGTGCTGGTGGCCGAGGATGGCTCGCTGCTGCGCGTCGTCGCCGCGCCGCAGCCGGTGCTGGAGGTGCGGGCCTGCGCCGAGCATGGCAGCCCCTTCGATCTGCTGCGCGCCGCCTATCACCTGGGCAACCGCCATGTGCAGCTGGAGCTCAAACCCGATCATCTGAAGCTGGAACCCGACCATGTGCTGGCCGAGATGCTGCGTCAGATGCACCTGATCGTCACCGAGGCCGTGGCCGCCTTCGAGCCCGAGGCCGGCGCCTATGCGGCCGAGGGCCAGGCGCATACGCACCAGCACCATGGGCACGCGCACGATCACCAGCCGCCCGCGCCGGCACGCGGCAAGCCGATCGGCATCGCGGTGGCCGCTGCCGCCGCTACGCCGCATGTGCACGGCCCCGGCTGCAAGCACTGATGCCACGCGTCCGCCCGGCGCCCACTCCGATCGGCGCGAGCGCCTGGCTGCAGCTGATGCAGCTGGCCTCGCCGGCGCTGCCGGTGGGCGGCTTCAGCTATTCCGAGGGGCTGGAGGCCGCGGTCGAAGCCGGCCGGGTGAGCAACGAGGTCGAGGCCCGGGACTGGCTGCTGGACCAGTTGCATCTAGCCCTGGGCCGCGCGGACCTGCCGGCCTGCGCCGGCGCGATGCGTGCCTGGCTGCGACAAGACCTGACCCGCATCGCGGCGCTGAACGACTGGGTGCTGCAGACCCGCGAGACCGCCGAGCTGCGCCTGCAGAGCGAGCAGATAGGCCGCTCGCTGCTGGAATGGCTGCGCAACCGTGGCCACAACACGCCGGCCGACGCGCTGCAGGCCCTGGCCGCGCTGAAGCCGGCGCCGAGCTGGCCGGTCACCTTCGGGCTGGCCGCGGCGCTGACGGGCGCGCCGCCGCGCGAGGCGATGCTGGCCCATGCCTTCGGCTGGGCCGAGAACATGGTGGCCGCCGCGATCAAGGCCGTGCCGCTGGGCCAGAGCGCCGGCCAGCGCATGCTGGAAGCCCTGAGCGAGGCGATTCCCGCGGTCGTCGATGCGGCGCTGGCCCTGCCGGACAGCCGGCGCCAGGCCTTCACGCCGGGGCTGGCCATCCTGTCGTCACAGCATGAGGCGCAGTATTCGCGCCTGTTCAGATCCTAGGCAGCCTCAAGGGTGCGCTTCATCGCCAGCAGCCCCTGACGCAGCATCGCCGCGATCGGCGGCGCCATCTCGTGCGGCAGCAGATCGGCGATCCAGACCAGGTGGCAGCGCCGCCCCGGCGTCGCCGCATCATCATCCTCCAGCACCTGGGCGCTGGCGTTGTGATGCGTCAGTCGGCCGCCAGCGGCCGACCAGACGATGCGCCGCCTGGCCTCGTCCACCGCGATGATCTGCTCGCGCGCCTGCATGCCGTTCGCAAACGTCACCTGGCGCGCGGCGCCATCGGCCTCCAGCCGGCAGTCGGTGACAAAGCCCACGGCCAGCCGCGTGTGCAGCGCGCCCAGGTCGCGCAAGGCCGACCAGGCCATGTCGGCCGGCACCTCGATCAGGATCTCGTCGTACAGCGATGCCATCTTCCTGCCGCTCCTGCTTGCCGATGAGCCCCGACGGGCTCCCTGCAGGCGAGACTAGGCGGCGGCGCAGGCGGGCACGCGCCGTTTTCGGACATCTTCATTGCTGCCGCCGGCCGCCGCGGCGGCAGCGTCGGGTTCAGCTGCGGTAGTCGGCGTTGATGCTGACGTAGTCGTGGCTCAGGTCGCAGGTCCAGACCGTGGCCTCGGCCGGGCCGCGGTGCAGATGCACGCGCACGGTGATCTCGCTTTGCTTCATCACGCGCTGGCCGTCCTCCTCGCGGTAGGCCGGGTGGCGACCCCCCTGGGTGACCACATGCACATCGTCCAGGTGCATCTCGATCAGGGTCTGGTCCAGGTCCGCGATGCCGGCATAGCCGACCGCGGCCAGGATGCGACCCAGGTTCGGGTCGCTGGCGAAGAAGGCGGTCTTGACCAGCGGCGAATGCGCGATCGCATAGGCGGCCAGCTGGCATTCGGCGGCGTCGCGGCCGCCCTCGATCTTCACCGTGATGAACTTGGTGGCGCCCTCGCCGTCGCGCACGATGGCCTGGGCCAGTTGCTGCGACACCGCGATCACCGCCTCGCGCAAGATCTGCCCCTCGGCGCTGGACAGCGAGTCGATGCGCGCATGGGCGGCCTTGTGGGTCGCGATCAGCACGAAGGAGTCGTTGGTCGAGGTGTCGCCGTCGATCGTGATGCGGTTGAAGCTGGCGTCGGCCGCCTCGGTCACCAGGGTCTGCAGCAGCTCGGGCGCGATGTTGGCGTCGGTCGCCACATAGCCCAGCATCGTCGCCATGTTCGGGCGGATCATGCCGGCGCCCTTGGAGATGCCGGTCACGGTGACCGTCTGGCCGCCGATCTGCACCTGGCGCGAAGCCGCCTTGGGCAGGGTGTCGGTGGTCATGATGCCGGCTGCGGCTTCGGCCCAGTTGTCGGCCTTCAGCGCCGCCAGCGCCTTCGGCAGGCCGGCGATGATGCGGTCCACCGGCAGGGTCTCCATGATCACGCCGGTCGAGAACGGCAGGATCTGCTCCGGCGCGACGCCCAGCTCCTGGCCCAGCGCCACGCAGCTCTGACGCGCCCGCGCCAGGCCGTCCTCGCCGGTGCCGGCATTGGCATTGCCGGTGTTGACCAGGATCGCGCGGATGGGCCGGCCGCCATCCAGATGCTCGCGGCAGATCTGCACCGGTGCGGCGCAGAAGCGGTTCTTCGTGAACACGCCGGCCACCGAGCTGCCCTCGTCCAGCACCACCACCGTCAGATCGCGCCGATCGGCCTTGCGCACCCCCGCCATCGTGACCCCCAGCCGCAGACCGGGTACGGGGTGGAGGGACGCAGGGTCGGGGGCGCTCAGATTGACGGGCATGGCGGTCTCGCGGAGAAAAAGAAATGAGAACGAATGGGAAGAGCCAAGGGCTTGGCTTGTCGCTGGCGCGGATTGTAGGGAGAGATTGCAAAAACAAAGGGCTCCCGAGGGAGCCCTTGAACACTGCGGCGGATTTGCCCGCCGCCGCTGGATCTTTGAACGATCAGCCCTTGCGCTGGCGGCGGCGCGCCACGAAGCCGACGACACCCAGACCGGCCAGCAGCATCGCGTAGGTGCCGGGTTCGGGGACGGCGGTGGGGATCAGGTTCAGGCCACCGGAATAGCTGGCCGAGATCGTGCTGCCGCTGGAGCCCTGCAGGCCGGCATAGCCATGAACGATCAGTTGCAGCGTACCGCTGGTCGGCACCTCGAACAGCTCGGCACCACGGAAGACCGTGCCGCCCAGCTCGTAGGGGTTGGTGATCTGCAGGGCGACGCCATTCAGGGTCGCGCTGGTAAAGACGATCTGCTGAGTGGCCAGCTTTGTCGCGCTGGCGGAGGTGTTCAGCCACACATCGACCAGTGCGCCGCCGGCAAAACTGAAGGTGAAGGTATCGGTAAAGAGGCCCGAAACCTTGTGGTTCACCAGGGTCCCGCTCGGATCGCTCAAACCCGCGGAAAACCCGGATTCTGCATCGCCATCCAGGGTGATGTTGTTGTTGACATTGACGGCTTGCGCTGCGGCAGCGCTCAGTGCCAGTACCGCGGCAGCGAGAAGCTTGATCTTGTGCATGGTCCGGGTTCTCGGTGGTTGTCGGTTTTATTGTCCGGTTGCGCGGCCGGCAGAGCGGCGGCGACCAACCCAGGCCAGCGCCAGCAGGCCGGTCGACAGCAAGGCCAGGCTGCCCGGCTCGGGCACGGCGGCATTGACGTTGACCGTGCCGGAATAGGTGGCGCTGATCTTGGTGCCATCCGCCCAGCCTTCGCCCGCACGGCCGCTGATGGTCAGCACCAGCGGGCCATTCAGCAGCGACTCGCTGAACAT
This genomic stretch from Roseateles sp. DAIF2 harbors:
- the ureE gene encoding urease accessory protein UreE; its protein translation is MLTVNKLLPQGRGLAPVLLERAAQLELDWDVRQKSRFDATDDQGRQLGVFLPRGTVVRGGDVLVAEDGSLLRVVAAPQPVLEVRACAEHGSPFDLLRAAYHLGNRHVQLELKPDHLKLEPDHVLAEMLRQMHLIVTEAVAAFEPEAGAYAAEGQAHTHQHHGHAHDHQPPAPARGKPIGIAVAAAAATPHVHGPGCKH
- a CDS encoding urease accessory protein UreF → MPRVRPAPTPIGASAWLQLMQLASPALPVGGFSYSEGLEAAVEAGRVSNEVEARDWLLDQLHLALGRADLPACAGAMRAWLRQDLTRIAALNDWVLQTRETAELRLQSEQIGRSLLEWLRNRGHNTPADALQALAALKPAPSWPVTFGLAAALTGAPPREAMLAHAFGWAENMVAAAIKAVPLGQSAGQRMLEALSEAIPAVVDAALALPDSRRQAFTPGLAILSSQHEAQYSRLFRS
- a CDS encoding SRPBCC family protein; the protein is MASLYDEILIEVPADMAWSALRDLGALHTRLAVGFVTDCRLEADGAARQVTFANGMQAREQIIAVDEARRRIVWSAAGGRLTHHNASAQVLEDDDAATPGRRCHLVWIADLLPHEMAPPIAAMLRQGLLAMKRTLEAA
- the argJ gene encoding bifunctional glutamate N-acetyltransferase/amino-acid acetyltransferase ArgJ, which gives rise to MPVNLSAPDPASLHPVPGLRLGVTMAGVRKADRRDLTVVVLDEGSSVAGVFTKNRFCAAPVQICREHLDGGRPIRAILVNTGNANAGTGEDGLARARQSCVALGQELGVAPEQILPFSTGVIMETLPVDRIIAGLPKALAALKADNWAEAAAGIMTTDTLPKAASRQVQIGGQTVTVTGISKGAGMIRPNMATMLGYVATDANIAPELLQTLVTEAADASFNRITIDGDTSTNDSFVLIATHKAAHARIDSLSSAEGQILREAVIAVSQQLAQAIVRDGEGATKFITVKIEGGRDAAECQLAAYAIAHSPLVKTAFFASDPNLGRILAAVGYAGIADLDQTLIEMHLDDVHVVTQGGRHPAYREEDGQRVMKQSEITVRVHLHRGPAEATVWTCDLSHDYVSINADYRS
- a CDS encoding FxDxF family PEP-CTERM protein, translated to MHKIKLLAAAVLALSAAAAQAVNVNNNITLDGDAESGFSAGLSDPSGTLVNHKVSGLFTDTFTFSFAGGALVDVWLNTSASATKLATQQIVFTSATLNGVALQITNPYELGGTVFRGAELFEVPTSGTLQLIVHGYAGLQGSSGSTISASYSGGLNLIPTAVPEPGTYAMLLAGLGVVGFVARRRQRKG